The following proteins come from a genomic window of Pyxidicoccus sp. MSG2:
- a CDS encoding ligand-binding sensor domain-containing protein yields MASGTPALGLHQVGASREFQSEYITEVLLDRVGLLWIGTREGLFLHDGHRFRRFQYEPGNSASLTSDEVRTLHEDAHGRLWVGTMNGGLSLADRAHWSFQHFRHDASNPESLPHDAIFALEDAEGGRLWVGTRAGLAVLDPATGRATRTPLVPGGGGEFVLALRRDRAGTLWVGTLGRGLFRRRAGESTFEHVATDANSGAAQDIFSLAEDGAGGLWVGAREGLYRMLPGTSSLHPVPLSPPEVASKLFNITELEPDGRGTLWIGSFGAGLFRMDTATGEVHAERLPSDGPGYEQRIDEGTLELDPAGGLFIGTFGMGLFHASLRPDIFQTFRGKGTDGTHGLANEDVWAVLSEGDSHLLVGSFGGGVDRLDVATGQVEPLNVPVPSDEDWKGVLCLLRTRDGALWVGLTQGAYRLEPGTGRLHLYRHAFGQGRDQAPGYVNSLLQDSKGRVWLGSASEGIHLYRPDTDDFLAFRHDAGDPRSLSDDSISTLMEDRRGRLWIGTQSGGLNICTVEADRLDCVRLGPQTTPRLGHFFVSALLEDPEGSVWVGTVGGGLQRLWLDAAGLPARADHWTQDEGLIDNHVMALARAPDGALWAGTRAGLSRLDVATGTFENHGPSDGLPTGTFNRAAVSRLGGRLYWGTAKGVVALEPLVRPRKGPPPPLVITSVEGLESPALPTRPAWELSSLDVPWRQPFTLEFAVLDYGRSDAKYEYRLSAEGAWLPLSTRNHLTFHALPPGEHQLQVRGRSPGQPWSETRPLTLRVAPPFWQRNDVRFGALAGTLLVFIAGLAWRTRFLEQRNQALRELQAEREQALRQAQASREHMRRLNMRLEAAKEEERKHLARELHDEFGQALTAVKLNLGLVAATARPSGPLAGRLPDAISLIDRLIGQVRSLSLDLRPPQLDELGLVAALENYLAGVAQRSAVELVFTSASSLPSLGVERDIVIFRVIQEAITNALRHARARRLEVRLESAGQAIRLEVRDDGRGFAAEEVLAGGAPGSFGLFGMQERVRDLGGRFEVTSRLAEGTRVVAEVPMARDENSMEENHASGADG; encoded by the coding sequence GTGGCCTCCGGCACCCCCGCGCTCGGCCTGCACCAGGTGGGGGCCTCCCGCGAGTTCCAGTCCGAGTACATCACCGAGGTCCTGCTCGACCGGGTGGGGCTGCTCTGGATTGGCACGCGCGAGGGGCTCTTCCTCCACGACGGCCACCGCTTCCGCAGGTTCCAGTACGAGCCGGGCAATTCCGCCTCCCTGACCAGCGATGAGGTGCGAACCCTGCATGAGGACGCCCACGGTCGCCTGTGGGTGGGCACCATGAACGGGGGATTGAGCCTGGCCGACCGGGCGCACTGGTCGTTCCAGCACTTCCGGCATGATGCCTCGAACCCGGAGAGCCTCCCCCACGACGCCATCTTCGCGCTGGAGGACGCGGAAGGGGGCCGGCTGTGGGTCGGGACGCGGGCCGGCCTCGCCGTGCTGGACCCCGCCACCGGGCGCGCCACGCGAACGCCCCTCGTGCCCGGTGGGGGAGGCGAATTCGTGCTGGCCCTTCGCAGAGACCGCGCGGGGACGCTCTGGGTGGGCACGCTCGGACGTGGCCTGTTCCGGCGGCGCGCCGGGGAGAGCACCTTCGAGCACGTCGCCACCGACGCGAACAGCGGTGCCGCCCAGGACATCTTCAGCCTCGCGGAGGATGGGGCAGGCGGGCTGTGGGTCGGCGCCAGGGAAGGCCTCTACCGGATGCTGCCCGGCACCTCGAGCCTGCACCCCGTGCCCCTCTCCCCGCCGGAGGTGGCCAGCAAGCTCTTCAACATCACCGAGCTCGAGCCGGACGGACGGGGGACGCTGTGGATCGGCTCCTTTGGCGCCGGCCTCTTCCGCATGGACACGGCGACGGGCGAGGTGCACGCGGAGCGGCTCCCCTCGGATGGACCGGGGTACGAGCAGCGCATCGACGAAGGGACGCTGGAGCTCGACCCGGCGGGTGGCCTCTTCATCGGCACGTTCGGGATGGGCCTGTTCCACGCCTCGCTGCGGCCCGACATCTTCCAGACCTTCCGCGGCAAGGGCACGGACGGCACGCACGGGCTGGCGAACGAGGACGTCTGGGCGGTGCTCTCCGAAGGAGACAGCCACCTGCTGGTGGGGAGCTTCGGCGGCGGAGTGGACCGCCTCGACGTGGCCACCGGGCAGGTGGAGCCGCTGAACGTCCCCGTCCCCAGCGACGAGGACTGGAAGGGCGTCCTCTGCCTGCTGCGCACCCGCGACGGCGCGCTGTGGGTGGGCCTCACGCAGGGAGCCTACCGCCTGGAGCCCGGCACCGGACGCCTGCACCTGTATCGCCACGCGTTCGGGCAGGGCAGGGACCAGGCCCCCGGGTACGTCAACTCGCTGCTGCAGGACTCGAAGGGACGTGTGTGGCTCGGAAGCGCGAGCGAGGGCATCCACCTCTACCGCCCCGACACCGACGACTTCCTCGCGTTCCGGCACGACGCGGGCGACCCACGCTCGCTCTCCGACGACTCCATCAGCACGCTCATGGAGGACCGCCGCGGGCGGCTCTGGATAGGCACCCAATCGGGCGGGCTCAACATCTGCACGGTGGAGGCGGACCGCCTCGACTGCGTGCGCCTGGGCCCCCAGACGACTCCGCGGCTCGGCCACTTCTTCGTCAGCGCCCTGCTGGAGGACCCGGAGGGGTCGGTGTGGGTGGGCACCGTGGGCGGAGGGCTGCAGCGCCTCTGGCTCGACGCGGCGGGCCTGCCCGCGCGGGCGGACCACTGGACGCAGGACGAGGGCCTCATCGACAACCACGTCATGGCGCTGGCACGCGCACCGGACGGGGCCCTCTGGGCGGGCACGCGCGCGGGGCTGTCGCGCCTCGACGTGGCGACGGGCACCTTCGAGAACCATGGCCCCTCCGACGGCCTGCCCACCGGGACCTTCAACCGCGCGGCGGTGTCGCGCCTCGGCGGGCGGCTCTACTGGGGCACCGCCAAGGGCGTGGTGGCCCTGGAGCCCCTGGTGCGTCCGCGGAAGGGGCCGCCGCCGCCGCTCGTCATCACCTCCGTCGAGGGCCTCGAGTCCCCGGCGCTGCCCACGCGGCCCGCCTGGGAGCTGTCCTCGCTCGACGTGCCCTGGCGCCAGCCCTTCACGCTCGAGTTCGCGGTCCTCGACTACGGGCGCAGCGACGCGAAGTACGAGTACCGGCTGTCCGCCGAGGGCGCCTGGCTCCCGCTGAGCACGCGCAACCACCTCACGTTCCACGCGCTGCCGCCCGGCGAACACCAGCTCCAGGTGCGCGGGCGCAGCCCCGGCCAGCCCTGGAGCGAGACGCGCCCGCTCACCCTGCGCGTGGCCCCTCCCTTCTGGCAACGCAATGACGTCCGGTTCGGCGCGCTGGCCGGGACGCTGCTCGTCTTCATCGCGGGGCTCGCGTGGCGGACGCGCTTCCTGGAGCAGCGCAACCAGGCGCTCCGCGAGCTCCAGGCCGAGCGCGAGCAGGCGCTGCGCCAGGCGCAGGCGAGCCGTGAGCACATGCGCCGCCTCAACATGCGACTGGAGGCCGCCAAGGAGGAGGAGCGCAAGCACCTTGCCCGGGAGCTGCATGATGAGTTCGGCCAGGCGCTGACGGCCGTGAAGCTCAACCTCGGCCTGGTGGCCGCCACGGCGCGTCCGAGCGGCCCCCTCGCCGGGCGACTCCCGGACGCCATCTCCCTCATCGACAGGCTCATCGGCCAGGTCCGCTCCCTCTCCCTCGACCTGCGGCCTCCGCAGCTCGACGAGCTGGGGCTCGTCGCGGCCCTGGAGAACTACCTGGCCGGAGTCGCACAGCGCAGCGCGGTGGAGCTGGTGTTCACCTCGGCCTCGTCCCTGCCCTCGCTGGGCGTGGAGCGCGACATCGTCATCTTCCGGGTCATCCAGGAGGCGATCACCAACGCCCTGCGCCACGCCAGGGCACGGCGGCTCGAGGTCCGGCTCGAGTCCGCCGGGCAGGCCATCCGCCTGGAGGTGCGGGACGATGGCAGGGGCTTCGCCGCCGAGGAGGTGCTCGCGGGGGGCGCCCCCGGCAGCTTCGGCCTGTTCGGAATGCAGGAGCGGGTGCGCGACCTGGGAGGCCGCTTCGAGGTGACGTCCCGCCTCGCGGAGGGCACGCGCGTGGTGGCCGAGGTGCCAATGGCCCGGGACGAGAATTCCATGGAGGAGAATCATGCGAGTGGTGCTGACGGATGA
- a CDS encoding serine hydrolase domain-containing protein — protein sequence MPRRAFGYAVGPQGFIPRDQSNTSAVLGDGGIYTSVVDLVAWDRALDSHGLVSAQTQTLAWTPPTLPDGKAGTYGFGWFVDDDGGRKRLSHHGETCGFTNAIVKYPEQRLTVIVLTNRAGGEPWRLAQRIADLWLGTSLPASRPWPFEHMPNAH from the coding sequence GTGCCCAGGCGCGCGTTTGGCTACGCCGTGGGGCCCCAGGGCTTCATCCCCAGGGACCAGAGCAACACCAGCGCCGTGCTGGGGGATGGCGGCATCTACACGTCCGTGGTGGACCTCGTGGCGTGGGACAGGGCGCTGGACTCGCATGGGCTCGTCAGCGCGCAAACCCAGACGCTGGCGTGGACGCCACCGACGCTTCCGGATGGCAAGGCCGGTACGTATGGCTTTGGCTGGTTCGTCGACGACGACGGCGGCAGGAAGCGCCTGTCCCACCATGGCGAGACGTGTGGCTTCACCAACGCCATCGTGAAGTATCCCGAGCAGCGTCTCACGGTCATCGTCCTGACGAACCGCGCGGGCGGAGAACCGTGGCGGCTGGCTCAGCGAATCGCGGACCTCTGGCTCGGCACGTCGCTGCCCGCGAGCCGGCCCTGGCCGTTCGAGCACATGCCCAACGCGCATTGA
- the mutM gene encoding bifunctional DNA-formamidopyrimidine glycosylase/DNA-(apurinic or apyrimidinic site) lyase, whose product MAEVPEVEIIVRDLRQAVVGRRFTDAEVLSPVAVRFPSPPDFIEVLRGRTVTGAQRRAKFILLPLDDGRTLAIHFMLWGDLKLRPQGSERAPATLVVFTLEGGEELHLTDTLGYARVAVGRAAEVVSRLKLDELGPEALDDTFTPEVLARQLRSRRSPLKTVLLNQRVLAGLGNRDADESLWQAGLDPRRLASSLTREELARLHRAIRAVLEEGLRLRGTQKDLFGVQGQAKHRRNVFGRTGAPCPRCTTPVSHLRIGGRNTHWCATCQPESGTPSAPAQASLL is encoded by the coding sequence GTGGCCGAAGTCCCCGAAGTCGAAATCATCGTTCGAGACCTCCGGCAGGCTGTCGTGGGGCGGCGCTTCACGGATGCCGAGGTGCTGTCCCCGGTCGCCGTGCGCTTCCCCTCGCCGCCGGACTTCATCGAGGTGCTGCGCGGGCGCACCGTTACCGGTGCGCAGCGGCGGGCGAAGTTCATCCTGCTGCCGCTCGATGACGGCCGGACGCTCGCCATCCACTTCATGCTCTGGGGGGACTTGAAGCTGCGCCCCCAGGGCAGCGAGCGTGCTCCCGCGACGCTCGTCGTCTTCACGCTCGAAGGCGGCGAGGAACTGCACCTCACCGACACGCTCGGCTACGCGCGCGTGGCGGTGGGGCGTGCTGCCGAGGTGGTCTCGCGCCTCAAGCTCGACGAGCTGGGGCCCGAGGCGCTCGATGACACCTTCACCCCGGAGGTGCTCGCGCGGCAGCTCCGCAGCCGGAGGAGTCCGCTCAAGACGGTGCTGCTCAACCAGCGCGTCCTCGCGGGCCTGGGCAACCGCGACGCGGACGAGAGCCTGTGGCAGGCGGGGTTGGACCCGCGCCGGCTCGCATCGTCCCTCACGCGAGAAGAGTTGGCCCGTCTGCACCGCGCCATCCGCGCAGTGCTGGAGGAGGGGCTGCGCCTTCGCGGGACGCAGAAGGACCTCTTCGGCGTGCAGGGCCAGGCGAAGCACCGTCGCAATGTCTTCGGCCGCACGGGCGCGCCGTGTCCTCGCTGCACCACGCCCGTTTCGCATCTGCGCATTGGCGGGCGCAACACGCACTGGTGCGCCACCTGCCAGCCCGAGTCCGGCACTCCCTCGGCGCCGGCGCAGGCCTCGCTGTTGTGA
- a CDS encoding sigma-54-dependent transcriptional regulator, whose amino-acid sequence MPAPHPLLLVDDDAAFRKVYGGLLRESGYEVTEAADRPSARAAFDARDFPLVLLDLMLPPDGSVKAGLEGLAALLSARPGTKVIVTSGAGDTRHTLEAVRLGAYDFLTKPVDPDVLLVVVQRALARVTLERQVESLRTSLARAGGDTALVGQSPPFLAAVTLAERVAPSDIPVLVTGENGTGKELLARTVHLKSRRHAGPFVPINCGALPESLLESALFGHVKGSFTGATKDHRGLFAEADGGTLFLDELGDMTPSLQVKVLRALETGDILPVGADLPVKVDVRLISATHQDLGRMQQEGTFREDLYWRVKGVEIRLPPLRERASDLPLLAKHFLNQCAHLCPDGRARLLSDAAAEALAAHAWPGNLRELRHEMQRATVLAGERREIQPEDLSFTGSERPHASAPGARTLAQKVEALERREIEEALKRCGGNRTHTAEALGLSRQGLLKKLERFGLT is encoded by the coding sequence ATGCCCGCACCGCACCCGCTGCTGCTCGTGGATGACGACGCCGCCTTCCGCAAGGTGTACGGCGGCCTGCTGCGCGAGTCGGGCTACGAAGTCACGGAGGCCGCGGACCGCCCCTCCGCCCGCGCCGCCTTCGACGCCCGGGACTTCCCCCTCGTCCTGTTGGACCTGATGCTCCCGCCCGACGGCAGCGTGAAGGCGGGGCTGGAGGGGCTCGCCGCGCTGCTGAGCGCGAGGCCCGGCACCAAGGTCATCGTCACCTCCGGGGCAGGGGACACGCGCCACACGCTGGAGGCCGTTCGCCTGGGCGCCTACGACTTCCTGACCAAGCCGGTGGACCCGGACGTGCTGCTCGTCGTGGTACAGCGCGCCCTCGCCCGCGTGACGCTGGAGCGGCAGGTGGAGTCGCTGCGCACGTCGCTGGCGCGCGCTGGAGGCGACACCGCGTTGGTGGGGCAGAGCCCGCCATTCCTCGCGGCCGTGACCCTCGCCGAGCGCGTGGCCCCGAGCGACATCCCGGTGCTCGTCACGGGGGAGAACGGCACCGGCAAGGAGTTGCTCGCGCGAACGGTGCACCTCAAGAGCCGCCGCCATGCCGGGCCCTTCGTCCCCATCAACTGCGGCGCCCTGCCGGAGTCGCTGCTGGAGAGTGCCCTCTTCGGCCATGTGAAGGGCAGCTTCACCGGCGCGACGAAGGACCACCGCGGCCTCTTCGCGGAGGCGGACGGGGGCACGCTCTTCCTGGACGAATTGGGCGACATGACGCCGTCGCTCCAGGTCAAGGTGCTGCGCGCGCTGGAGACGGGCGACATCCTCCCGGTGGGCGCGGACCTGCCGGTGAAGGTGGACGTGCGGCTCATCTCCGCCACGCACCAGGACCTGGGCCGAATGCAACAGGAGGGCACCTTCCGCGAGGACCTCTACTGGCGCGTGAAGGGCGTGGAGATCCGCCTGCCACCGCTGCGCGAGCGCGCCTCGGACCTGCCGCTCCTGGCGAAGCACTTCCTCAACCAGTGCGCCCACCTGTGCCCGGACGGGCGCGCCCGGCTGCTGTCGGACGCGGCCGCCGAGGCGCTCGCCGCGCACGCCTGGCCCGGCAACCTGCGCGAGTTGCGGCACGAGATGCAGCGCGCCACCGTGCTCGCCGGAGAGCGCCGCGAAATCCAGCCCGAGGACCTGTCCTTCACCGGCAGCGAGCGGCCCCACGCCAGCGCGCCCGGCGCCCGCACGCTGGCGCAGAAGGTAGAAGCGCTGGAGCGGCGCGAAATCGAGGAGGCGCTGAAGCGCTGTGGCGGCAACCGCACGCACACGGCCGAGGCGCTCGGCCTGTCGCGACAGGGCCTGCTCAAGAAGCTGGAGCGCTTCGGCCTGACGTGA
- a CDS encoding response regulator, with amino-acid sequence MAAAHSQPFTSAESGTTASAEPRRRASRGRSRVLLVDSDVGAQTVLAAGLAEAGFEVLMVGGAHAALEALAQDGRLPHLVLAEVELPDGDGFSLCGQVRADARTAHVPVVLLARRQEDFHKDLAGGVGADDYLPQPVLVQDVVALARLKAGRRMGDGAYESHTARLSLAHVARALLAGVRSGRVVLAEGAGWFAFRHGLVVDAVFHGERGSLAFRRMLCFGSGAYAVALGPELHKGSFTMDRAYLCDTVLPGLERFDALRARGLPLASRLTVDFARLAEMLSTLPEDVGEVVRLFDGRRTLRAMLMECPFPEAVAYEASTRLFALGVLVPACHVEERERARCGSTVPGFFEPAPSLESESRPAAMDTAAPDAYEASVDLAADGPSELLTLVGGAQPPVILTFPKQPARTVSGPGARDPGAVPDDAGM; translated from the coding sequence ATGGCTGCCGCCCACTCACAACCTTTCACGTCTGCTGAATCCGGCACCACCGCCTCGGCGGAGCCGCGTCGTCGCGCGTCACGCGGGCGCTCGCGAGTGCTGTTGGTGGACTCGGACGTGGGCGCGCAGACGGTGCTCGCGGCGGGGCTGGCGGAGGCGGGCTTCGAGGTGCTGATGGTGGGCGGCGCCCACGCTGCGCTGGAGGCGCTGGCGCAGGACGGCCGGCTCCCGCACCTGGTCCTCGCCGAGGTGGAGTTGCCGGACGGAGACGGCTTCAGCCTCTGCGGCCAGGTGCGTGCGGACGCGCGCACGGCGCACGTGCCGGTGGTGCTGCTGGCGCGGCGGCAGGAGGACTTCCACAAGGACCTCGCCGGCGGCGTGGGCGCGGATGACTACCTGCCGCAGCCGGTGCTGGTGCAGGACGTGGTGGCGCTCGCGCGGCTGAAGGCGGGCCGGCGCATGGGTGACGGCGCCTACGAGTCCCACACCGCGCGGCTGTCGCTGGCGCACGTGGCGCGGGCGCTGCTGGCGGGCGTGCGCTCCGGCCGGGTGGTGCTCGCGGAGGGCGCGGGCTGGTTCGCCTTCCGCCACGGGCTGGTGGTGGACGCCGTCTTCCACGGTGAGCGCGGCAGCCTCGCCTTCCGGCGCATGCTGTGCTTCGGCAGCGGCGCGTACGCGGTGGCGCTCGGGCCGGAGTTGCACAAGGGCTCGTTCACCATGGACCGCGCGTACCTGTGCGACACGGTGCTGCCGGGCCTGGAGCGCTTCGACGCACTGCGCGCGCGCGGCCTGCCGCTGGCATCTCGGCTGACGGTGGACTTCGCGCGGCTGGCGGAGATGCTGTCCACGCTGCCCGAGGACGTGGGCGAGGTGGTGCGCCTGTTCGACGGCCGCCGCACGCTGCGCGCCATGCTGATGGAGTGCCCCTTCCCGGAGGCGGTGGCCTACGAGGCCTCCACGCGGCTGTTCGCGCTCGGGGTGCTGGTGCCGGCCTGCCATGTGGAGGAGCGCGAGCGCGCCCGCTGCGGCTCCACCGTGCCCGGCTTCTTCGAGCCCGCGCCGTCCCTGGAGTCGGAGTCCCGGCCGGCCGCCATGGACACCGCGGCGCCGGACGCCTACGAGGCCTCGGTGGACCTCGCGGCGGACGGCCCTTCCGAGCTCCTCACGCTGGTGGGCGGTGCCCAGCCCCCGGTCATCCTGACGTTCCCCAAGCAGCCCGCGCGCACCGTGAGTGGACCGGGCGCGAGGGACCCGGGGGCCGTGCCGGACGACGCGGGGATGTGA
- a CDS encoding YebC/PmpR family DNA-binding transcriptional regulator — translation MSGHNRWSKIKRQKAAMGATKGKLYSKVIKEVTVSARLGGGDPAGNARLRVALALAKEANIPKDTIERAIKKGTGELEGESYEEVTYEGYGPGGVAMLVECLTDNRNRTAADVRSIFGRYGGNLGAEGAVAWMFQKKGAITVKPGPTEDQVMEKAIDAGAEDVLNHGDEGFEVRTAPADLHTVATRLESAGLALGEQKWTYLPQNTVQVEGDNARGLLKLMDVLEENDDVQNVHANFELDDSVMESLSQ, via the coding sequence ATGTCCGGTCACAATCGGTGGTCGAAGATAAAGCGCCAGAAGGCAGCCATGGGCGCGACCAAGGGCAAGCTGTACTCCAAGGTCATCAAGGAAGTTACCGTCTCCGCGCGACTGGGCGGAGGAGACCCCGCCGGCAATGCCCGGCTGCGCGTCGCGCTCGCCCTGGCCAAAGAAGCGAACATCCCCAAGGACACCATCGAGCGTGCCATCAAGAAGGGCACCGGTGAGCTGGAGGGGGAGAGCTACGAGGAGGTGACGTACGAGGGCTATGGCCCCGGTGGCGTCGCCATGCTGGTGGAGTGCCTCACCGACAACCGCAACCGCACCGCCGCGGACGTGCGCTCCATCTTCGGCCGCTACGGCGGCAACCTGGGCGCCGAGGGCGCGGTGGCCTGGATGTTCCAGAAGAAGGGCGCGATTACCGTCAAGCCGGGCCCCACCGAGGACCAGGTGATGGAGAAGGCCATCGACGCGGGCGCCGAGGACGTCCTCAACCATGGCGACGAGGGCTTCGAGGTGCGCACCGCGCCGGCGGACCTGCACACGGTGGCCACGCGCCTGGAGTCCGCGGGCCTGGCGCTGGGCGAGCAGAAGTGGACGTACCTGCCGCAGAACACCGTGCAGGTGGAGGGCGACAACGCGCGCGGCCTGCTGAAGCTGATGGACGTGCTCGAGGAGAATGACGACGTGCAGAACGTGCACGCGAACTTCGAGCTGGACGACTCGGTGATGGAGTCCCTGTCGCAGTAG
- the ruvC gene encoding crossover junction endodeoxyribonuclease RuvC — MRVLGVDPGSRFMGYGVVEEKRGRLVHVGHGVIKVDESAPLASRLKDLHAALVEALARYAPDAVAVEGLFTFRNARSALVLGHARGVALLAAAQAGLVVHEYAPAKVKKSVGAGGASGKDAVARMVRTFLSLEASQFQRADASDALAVALCHLNHGRASVPTATAATGKKRKGAAGLLADRLASAYRKPEAR; from the coding sequence GTGCGCGTGCTCGGCGTGGACCCCGGCAGCCGGTTCATGGGCTACGGGGTGGTGGAGGAGAAGCGGGGCCGGCTGGTGCATGTGGGCCACGGCGTCATCAAGGTGGATGAGTCGGCGCCGCTGGCCTCCCGTCTCAAGGATTTGCACGCCGCGCTGGTGGAGGCGCTGGCGCGCTACGCGCCGGACGCGGTGGCGGTGGAGGGGCTGTTCACCTTCCGCAACGCACGCAGCGCGCTGGTGCTGGGGCATGCGCGGGGTGTGGCGCTGCTGGCGGCGGCACAGGCGGGGCTGGTGGTGCACGAGTACGCACCGGCCAAGGTGAAGAAGTCGGTGGGCGCGGGCGGCGCGAGCGGCAAGGATGCGGTGGCGCGGATGGTGCGCACGTTCCTGTCGCTGGAGGCGTCGCAGTTCCAGCGCGCGGATGCGAGCGACGCGCTGGCGGTGGCGCTGTGCCACCTCAACCACGGCCGGGCCTCGGTGCCCACGGCCACGGCGGCGACGGGGAAGAAGCGCAAGGGCGCGGCGGGGCTGCTGGCGGACCGGCTGGCGTCCGCCTATCGGAAACCGGAGGCGAGATGA
- the ruvA gene encoding Holliday junction branch migration protein RuvA, translating into MISRLRGTVLEKDLEDATIDVGGVGYRVNFSTLALGKLPADGQPVDVRVRTVVREDAFELFGFLSKAEEDLFQILTAVTRVGPRLALTVLSGMEVAELVAALSRGEVARLSKIHGVGKKTAERLVLELKDKVKNIHLEAVARGTAPAAASGTRSDLVSALLNLGYKQPQAEKAAEVASERLGAEATFQALFREALKALRSGG; encoded by the coding sequence ATGATTTCGCGGTTGCGCGGGACGGTGCTGGAGAAGGACCTGGAGGACGCCACCATCGACGTGGGCGGCGTGGGCTACCGGGTGAACTTCTCCACGCTGGCGTTGGGCAAGCTGCCGGCGGACGGACAGCCGGTGGACGTGCGCGTGCGCACGGTGGTGCGCGAGGACGCCTTCGAGCTGTTCGGCTTCCTGTCGAAGGCCGAGGAGGACCTCTTCCAGATCCTCACCGCCGTGACGCGCGTGGGCCCCCGGCTGGCGCTCACCGTGCTGTCCGGCATGGAGGTGGCGGAGCTGGTGGCGGCGCTGTCTCGCGGCGAGGTGGCGCGGCTGTCGAAGATTCACGGCGTGGGGAAGAAGACCGCCGAGCGGCTGGTGCTGGAGCTGAAGGACAAGGTGAAGAACATCCACCTGGAGGCCGTGGCCCGTGGCACGGCGCCGGCCGCGGCCAGTGGCACCCGCTCCGACCTCGTCTCCGCGCTCCTCAACCTCGGGTATAAACAGCCCCAGGCGGAGAAGGCGGCGGAGGTCGCCAGCGAGCGGCTGGGCGCGGAGGCCACCTTCCAGGCCCTGTTCCGCGAGGCGCTCAAGGCCCTGCGCTCCGGCGGCTGA
- a CDS encoding ELWxxDGT repeat protein, with protein sequence MKSWRGVPVLVSLLSGLVVACGPVPEGEAEAVDGIAPVRESEPAVGAVTAEGLVPLPGPGWDVCEDSAQRVRDINPQGSSSPVELVEANGRLLFVATDPAHGRELWMSEGPGRPTSLVMDVNPGVGHSVPRALTVMGRWVFFVADDGAHGVELWRTDGTERGTELVKDVRPGVAGSLPDKLTVVDGTLYFTANDGPHGRELWRTDGTEKGTELAYEFAPGMGSAGFDRLLAWEKDLALVVYDGTTRLTTLWTVDKWGRVGALFTLDNGVFLELKPAGRQLFFTVNPGTDEADLWVTRSVPDTATWLRHFPGQEPKGLTAMGDAVYFAAGGEGYWGDLGDPQHGSELWRSDGTVWGTRLLRDINPGAEGAFSPYLDPGFVVVDRTLYFAADDGWFGRELWRSDGTLLGTWMVADLEPGHAGSDPQDLKTDTGWLFFSATTSEHGSEPWSSGGRLWNTRSLVDIAPGIASSNPRGFVRAGWNVFFAATDGAGDQELWSVSFRPVRSCGAPAF encoded by the coding sequence ATGAAGTCTTGGCGTGGCGTTCCGGTGCTGGTGTCCCTGCTCTCCGGGCTGGTGGTGGCGTGTGGGCCCGTACCGGAGGGCGAGGCGGAGGCGGTGGATGGGATTGCGCCCGTCCGCGAGTCGGAGCCTGCTGTCGGAGCGGTGACAGCGGAGGGGCTGGTGCCCCTGCCCGGCCCCGGCTGGGACGTCTGCGAGGACAGTGCGCAGCGCGTGCGGGACATCAATCCCCAGGGCAGCTCGAGCCCGGTGGAGCTGGTCGAAGCCAACGGGCGGCTGCTCTTCGTCGCGACGGACCCGGCGCATGGCCGGGAGCTGTGGATGAGCGAGGGGCCGGGGCGGCCCACGTCGCTGGTGATGGATGTGAATCCGGGGGTTGGGCACTCGGTACCGCGCGCGCTGACGGTGATGGGACGGTGGGTGTTCTTCGTCGCGGACGACGGAGCGCACGGCGTGGAGCTGTGGCGCACCGACGGGACGGAGCGGGGCACGGAGCTGGTGAAGGACGTGCGGCCGGGAGTGGCGGGCTCGTTGCCGGACAAGCTCACGGTGGTGGACGGCACGCTCTACTTCACGGCGAACGACGGGCCGCACGGCCGCGAGCTGTGGCGCACCGACGGCACGGAAAAGGGCACGGAGCTGGCGTACGAGTTCGCGCCGGGCATGGGCTCCGCCGGATTCGACAGGCTGCTGGCCTGGGAGAAGGACCTGGCGCTGGTCGTCTACGACGGCACGACGCGGCTGACCACGCTCTGGACGGTGGACAAGTGGGGGCGGGTCGGCGCGCTCTTCACGTTGGACAACGGCGTGTTCCTGGAGCTGAAGCCCGCGGGCCGGCAGCTGTTCTTCACGGTGAACCCGGGCACGGACGAGGCGGACCTCTGGGTGACGCGGAGCGTGCCGGACACGGCCACCTGGCTGCGGCACTTCCCGGGGCAGGAGCCGAAGGGCCTCACGGCGATGGGCGACGCGGTGTACTTCGCGGCGGGCGGCGAGGGCTATTGGGGCGACCTCGGCGACCCGCAGCACGGGAGCGAGCTGTGGCGCAGTGACGGCACGGTATGGGGCACGCGGCTGCTGCGGGACATCAATCCGGGCGCGGAGGGCGCGTTCTCTCCCTACCTGGATCCGGGCTTCGTGGTGGTGGACCGCACGCTGTACTTCGCCGCGGATGACGGCTGGTTCGGACGCGAGCTGTGGCGCAGTGACGGGACGCTGCTGGGCACGTGGATGGTGGCGGACCTGGAGCCCGGCCACGCCGGGAGCGACCCGCAGGACCTGAAGACGGACACGGGCTGGCTGTTCTTCTCCGCGACCACGTCGGAGCACGGGAGCGAGCCCTGGTCCAGCGGCGGGCGGCTCTGGAACACGCGCTCGCTGGTGGACATCGCGCCGGGAATCGCGTCGTCCAACCCGAGGGGCTTCGTGCGCGCGGGCTGGAACGTCTTCTTCGCGGCCACCGACGGCGCGGGTGACCAGGAGCTGTGGTCCGTGTCGTTCCGGCCGGTGCGGTCCTGTGGAGCGCCGGCGTTCTGA